In Patescibacteria group bacterium, a single window of DNA contains:
- a CDS encoding sugar transferase produces the protein MKKTDLLFTIILIPLDFLMLVLAALTAYYLRVGTFVTEIRPVVYALSLAQYISYTFLLALLWLLIFALAGLYAIKIRRKLLQEIGKIFLACSTGILTIILAIFLQRELFSSRFIILAVWILSILYVTIGRLIIFQFQKYLLKKGYGAKKIILIGQDKNTQIIADEINSKPQLGYQIVKIFPTFNQEIKVQILEMHKNETIDEIIQADPNLDKETTFDLITFTEANHIVFKFSADLFKTKTSRLEIDTLASIPIFEITKTKLEGWGRIYKRIFDIIAAGVFIILTSPIMLFAAITIKLDSKGPIFFSKLDNGSPVQRMGQFAKPFRYFKFRSMIDKSDSLRYSQALQEKNLRSGPLVKIKNDPRITRVGKFIRKFSIDELPELFLVFIGKMSLVGPRPHLPEEVAKYKDYQKRVLDIKPGITGMAQISGRSDLDFDEEVKLDTYYIENWSLWLDLQILLKTPKVVLFPKREAL, from the coding sequence ATGAAAAAAACTGATTTACTCTTTACCATAATTTTAATTCCTTTAGATTTTCTAATGCTTGTTTTGGCTGCCTTAACCGCCTATTATCTTAGAGTCGGTACTTTTGTAACTGAAATCAGGCCAGTTGTCTATGCTTTATCTTTAGCTCAATATATAAGTTATACTTTTTTACTGGCCTTGCTTTGGCTATTAATTTTTGCTTTAGCGGGCCTTTATGCCATAAAAATCAGGCGCAAATTGCTCCAGGAAATTGGCAAAATTTTTTTAGCCTGTTCAACCGGCATCTTAACTATTATTTTAGCAATTTTTTTGCAAAGAGAACTTTTTTCTTCTCGCTTTATAATTTTGGCAGTCTGGATTTTGAGTATTTTATATGTCACCATCGGCCGTTTAATAATTTTTCAATTTCAAAAATATCTGCTCAAAAAAGGCTATGGCGCCAAAAAAATTATTTTAATCGGCCAGGATAAAAATACTCAAATAATTGCCGACGAAATTAATAGCAAGCCTCAATTAGGTTATCAAATAGTCAAAATATTCCCAACTTTTAACCAGGAGATTAAAGTTCAAATTTTAGAAATGCACAAAAATGAAACTATTGACGAAATTATTCAGGCTGATCCTAATCTAGACAAAGAAACAACCTTTGATTTAATTACTTTTACCGAAGCCAATCATATTGTTTTTAAATTTTCCGCTGACCTTTTTAAAACTAAAACCAGCCGTTTAGAAATTGACACCTTAGCCAGCATCCCGATTTTTGAAATTACCAAAACCAAATTAGAAGGCTGGGGCAGAATTTATAAGCGCATTTTTGATATAATTGCTGCTGGTGTTTTTATTATTTTAACCTCGCCAATCATGCTGTTTGCAGCTATCACCATTAAATTAGATTCTAAGGGCCCGATTTTTTTTAGCAAATTAGACAATGGTTCGCCCGTACAAAGAATGGGCCAGTTTGCCAAACCATTTCGTTATTTTAAATTCAGATCCATGATTGACAAATCAGATTCTTTAAGATATTCCCAAGCGCTCCAGGAAAAAAATCTGCGTTCAGGTCCGCTGGTTAAAATTAAAAATGACCCAAGGATCACCCGTGTTGGCAAATTTATCCGCAAATTTAGCATTGATGAATTGCCGGAACTATTTTTAGTTTTTATTGGTAAAATGAGCTTGGTCGGTCCCAGGCCGCATTTGCCTGAAGAGGTTGCAAAATATAAGGATTATCAAAAAAGAGTTTTAGATATTAAGCCAGGCATCACTGGCATGGCCCAAATTTCTGGCCGCTCAGATTTAGATTTTGATGAAGAAGTTAAACTGGATACTTATTATATTGAAAACTGGTCGCTCTGGCTTGATCTGCAAATACTTTTAAAAACTCCCAAAGTTGTGCTTTTTCCCAAACGCGAAGCATTATAG
- a CDS encoding glycosyltransferase, whose protein sequence is MKVALLHDYLNQAGGAERVLLALSELYPDAPIFTLIHDKKRLSGFEGKDIRTSFLQKMPWASSKIRWYLPLMPVAVESLDLSLYDIVISSSSALIKGVITHPHTLHICYCYTPTRYLWSDAQQYHKEIKEGKLVSHFLPFFLHKLRLWDHVSAQRVNHFVAQSKFIAKRIKNYYNRESTVIHPPTDTQNFYISSELGNYYLLISRLKPYKKVDLAIKAFNKLNIPLKIIGIGEEENKLKKMAKSNIEFLGAVSETDKRKYLANCLGLIHPQVEDFGLTVIEAMASGRPVIAYANGGALETVIDGQTGKLFEEQSWEALIDTIIKFRPHDYNSQFIKAHAEKFNTQNFYSQLTKFVDQAWSDFKK, encoded by the coding sequence ATGAAAGTAGCCTTATTACACGATTATTTAAACCAAGCAGGCGGCGCTGAACGCGTGCTTTTAGCCTTGTCTGAACTTTATCCAGATGCGCCAATCTTTACTTTAATTCATGACAAAAAAAGGCTTTCTGGCTTTGAAGGCAAAGATATCCGCACCTCCTTTTTACAAAAAATGCCCTGGGCAAGTTCAAAAATACGCTGGTATCTGCCTCTAATGCCAGTGGCAGTGGAAAGTTTGGATTTGAGTCTTTATGATATTGTCATTTCTTCCAGCTCAGCTTTAATCAAAGGCGTGATTACTCATCCGCATACTCTGCACATCTGCTATTGCTACACGCCGACCCGCTATCTCTGGTCTGATGCCCAGCAATACCATAAAGAAATTAAAGAAGGCAAACTGGTCAGCCATTTCCTGCCATTTTTTTTACACAAGCTACGGCTCTGGGATCATGTCTCAGCGCAGAGAGTAAATCATTTTGTAGCTCAGTCAAAATTTATTGCCAAAAGAATCAAAAATTATTATAACCGTGAAAGCACTGTTATCCATCCGCCGACTGATACGCAAAATTTTTATATTTCATCTGAGCTGGGCAATTATTATTTGCTAATTTCCCGCTTAAAACCTTACAAAAAAGTTGATCTGGCCATCAAAGCTTTTAACAAGCTAAATATCCCTTTAAAAATCATCGGCATTGGTGAAGAAGAAAATAAATTAAAAAAAATGGCCAAATCAAACATTGAATTTCTGGGCGCTGTTTCAGAAACTGACAAAAGAAAGTATTTAGCTAATTGTCTAGGGCTAATCCATCCTCAAGTTGAAGATTTTGGCCTGACAGTAATTGAAGCCATGGCCTCTGGCCGTCCAGTCATTGCTTATGCAAATGGCGGAGCATTAGAAACAGTTATTGACGGCCAGACTGGAAAATTGTTTGAGGAGCAGTCCTGGGAAGCTTTAATTGATACGATTATAAAATTCAGGCCTCATGATTATAATTCTCAATTCATAAAAGCTCATGCTGAAAAATTCAATACCCAAAATTTTTATTCTCAGCTTACAAAGTTCGTAGATCAGGCCTGGTCTGATTTTAAAAAATAA
- a CDS encoding glycosyltransferase family 1 protein, translating into MNITIDIRCLMQANYSGVSEYAFNLLDNLFKIDSQNQYQLFYNSHQDISNNLPDFNYPNVKFFGFKYPNKFFNLGLKLLRYPKIDKILPPADIFFMPNLNFIALRAGGKKTITIHDLSFDLFPSFFSLKRQLWHKFINPRKLNAGFDKIIAVSDNTKNDLMNLYQLPGQKIKVIHSGLDHNLYKPLDKNDPKFLEIKAKYQLPESFILFLGTLEPRKNLTGIIEAFNLLKNNNSQLADLHLLIAGAPGWNYKKIFEIANNSPYTKQIFYLDYISRQDKPYLYNLARAFIFPSFYEGFGFPALEAQACGLPVMAANNSAFPEILGDSAFLVNPDHLEEIAASLNEILSNQELKQDLINKGLENAKRFSWEKCAQKTLDYLTLNS; encoded by the coding sequence ATGAATATCACCATTGATATTCGCTGCCTCATGCAGGCCAATTATTCCGGGGTGAGCGAATATGCCTTTAATCTTCTAGATAATTTATTTAAAATTGATAGCCAAAATCAATATCAGCTTTTTTATAACAGCCATCAGGATATAAGCAATAATCTGCCTGATTTTAATTATCCAAATGTTAAATTTTTTGGTTTTAAATACCCCAATAAATTTTTTAATCTGGGCTTAAAATTACTGCGCTATCCTAAAATAGACAAAATACTTCCGCCTGCGGATATTTTTTTTATGCCTAATTTGAATTTCATTGCCTTAAGAGCCGGAGGCAAAAAGACAATAACCATCCATGATTTATCTTTTGATCTTTTCCCCAGTTTTTTTTCTCTCAAACGCCAGCTGTGGCATAAATTTATAAATCCCAGAAAATTAAATGCTGGCTTTGATAAAATAATCGCAGTTTCAGACAATACAAAAAACGACTTAATGAATTTGTACCAGCTCCCTGGCCAAAAAATAAAAGTAATCCATTCTGGACTTGATCATAATCTTTACAAACCTCTAGACAAAAACGATCCAAAATTTTTAGAAATCAAAGCCAAATATCAGTTGCCAGAATCCTTTATCTTATTTTTAGGCACTTTGGAGCCGCGCAAAAATTTAACCGGCATAATTGAAGCTTTTAACCTTTTAAAAAACAACAACTCACAACTTGCTGATCTGCATTTATTAATAGCCGGCGCTCCAGGCTGGAATTATAAGAAGATATTTGAAATAGCCAATAATTCTCCTTACACTAAACAAATTTTCTACCTTGATTATATTAGCCGCCAAGATAAACCCTATTTGTATAATTTAGCGCGGGCTTTTATCTTCCCTTCTTTTTATGAAGGCTTTGGGTTCCCAGCTTTGGAAGCCCAAGCCTGCGGACTTCCAGTTATGGCAGCCAATAATTCAGCTTTCCCGGAAATTTTAGGCGATTCTGCTTTTTTAGTTAATCCCGACCATCTTGAAGAAATCGCTGCCAGCCTTAACGAGATTTTAAGCAACCAAGAGCTTAAACAGGACTTGATCAATAAAGGCCTGGAAAATGCCAAACGTTTTTCTTGGGAAAAATGCGCCCAAAAAACCTTAGATTATCTAACCTTAAATTCTTAG
- a CDS encoding glycosyltransferase family 1 protein: MRIGIDARMYGKSQSGIGNYIKQLTTNIFQIDKENDYFLFLLDPIYSEYQISQANVHKIKAQAPWYSYSEQTTFLNQLNQSKLDLMHFPHFNAPIFYQKPRITTIHDITPKFWPGHKQKSWWRKKAYELTIKSSLRKSAKIIADSQAAKQDLIKYFNVSEKKIAVIYLGIETDFKIIDNYAKIKELKDKYQITKPFIFFISAWRNHKNFEGLISAFELLKSQGDFDYQLVLGGQEDAHYPNIRQVILHSKFKDDIICPGFIAENELPLFYNAAELFVIPSFYEGFGLIGLEAMACGLPVISSNAGSLPEILGSAALYFDPHDTAAIAQTMLKVLNAPELKAQLLKQGLEQIKKYSWPECAQKTSQLYNQILKT; encoded by the coding sequence ATGCGTATCGGCATTGATGCCAGAATGTATGGCAAAAGCCAGTCAGGCATTGGCAATTACATCAAACAGCTCACCACAAACATTTTCCAAATAGATAAGGAAAATGATTATTTTTTATTTTTACTAGATCCGATTTATTCGGAATATCAAATATCTCAAGCAAATGTACACAAGATAAAAGCTCAAGCGCCCTGGTATTCATATTCAGAACAAACGACATTTTTAAATCAGCTTAATCAGTCCAAGCTTGATCTGATGCATTTCCCGCATTTTAATGCGCCAATTTTTTACCAAAAGCCAAGGATCACCACAATTCATGATATTACCCCGAAATTCTGGCCTGGCCATAAGCAAAAATCCTGGTGGCGGAAAAAGGCTTATGAATTGACAATCAAGTCCAGCCTGCGAAAATCAGCTAAAATTATAGCTGATTCACAGGCCGCCAAACAAGATCTAATTAAATATTTTAATGTCTCTGAAAAAAAAATAGCTGTGATTTATTTGGGGATAGAAACTGACTTTAAAATAATTGATAATTATGCTAAAATAAAAGAACTTAAAGACAAATATCAGATTACCAAGCCATTTATTTTTTTTATCAGCGCCTGGCGCAATCATAAAAATTTTGAAGGCTTAATTTCAGCCTTTGAACTCTTAAAAAGCCAGGGGGATTTTGACTATCAGCTCGTCTTAGGCGGCCAGGAAGATGCTCACTATCCCAATATCCGCCAGGTCATTTTACATTCAAAATTTAAAGACGATATTATCTGTCCCGGCTTTATAGCTGAAAATGAACTTCCTCTTTTTTACAATGCAGCCGAACTCTTTGTTATCCCTTCTTTTTATGAAGGCTTTGGCCTAATCGGTTTGGAAGCCATGGCTTGCGGACTCCCTGTTATTTCCTCCAATGCTGGCAGCCTGCCGGAAATCCTTGGTTCCGCAGCCTTATATTTTGACCCCCATGACACTGCCGCCATTGCCCAAACCATGCTGAAAGTTTTAAACGCTCCAGAACTCAAAGCTCAATTGCTCAAGCAAGGATTGGAGCAAATAAAAAAATATTCCTGGCCGGAATGCGCTCAAAAAACATCTCAACTTTATAACCAAATCCTAAAAACTTAA
- a CDS encoding DUF4012 domain-containing protein: MRSRLKTKKQLKKIKKVKNPAKKSKSKIVAKKILSKSVKKIVAKKTKKKNIRGGFVAFKTAARHAVTNAQKKSLPNYSKIENNLRAETAPALKPPAEPARNFIKKTNTKCSPYLLDLKKIGIEKQESARHKQSQSEIITAEIFSKFKQNTKPLKRICHNFRANLAELKPQQKIKYLESTGSLIARKPSHLKLPKLSWPSWRLPKLQPRELRLGNFILPTYWKRAVITFILFCLIFSLPFALYGNYQDLQGKKNDVLQKTGLALNHLLLSKKAASAQDLYYTQFELQAASQNFTQANQDLANVNFIIQGAIRLMPRLGEQYVAAQKLTNVGEKLSRSAALLADTISKINLGDNAQNMNLTDKLITLKENLVLISMDLNSANADLQQIDISAIPSEYQDKIQTLQTALPILEKNFTNFTASADLIAQLLGQESKKRYLLLFQNNHELRPTGGFIGSYALIDIDRGNISKINVPGGGPYDLKAGLKVNIKSPTPLNIINTRWEFQDANWFANLPASAEKLNWFYENSGGPTIDGMIFVNATFLEKVLKLTGPIELPDYNLTITADNFFSEIQTNVELNYDQAQNKPKQIIADLAPIIIDRLLHSDRQKFTEILDQILNSLDAKEIQFYFSNFNIEKMVLKNNWGGEQKNTEKDYLEVVSTNIAGEKTDAVIKQSANLAVDIKPDGSIINTLTITKSHTGTSGENFYGVPNLDYLRIYVPKDSELVSALGFSSLPEELFVLDDSVTYDIDPDLAYGEFSRKLEPISQTAIYNEGGKTVFANWLKVEPGQSQTITVQYKLPFILNLKAHNQPFNLINLIKEQLSLEKNDPNTDRYSLLWQKQSGKENFDVTVSINFPPNLQYQLTYPDGLQKDGDKFNFAAALNTDKFLAVIFNSANYEQ; this comes from the coding sequence ATGCGTAGCAGATTAAAAACAAAAAAACAGTTAAAAAAGATTAAGAAAGTAAAAAACCCCGCTAAAAAATCAAAGTCAAAAATTGTTGCTAAAAAGATACTTTCTAAATCTGTAAAAAAAATTGTTGCAAAAAAAACCAAGAAAAAAAATATTCGTGGCGGATTTGTTGCTTTTAAAACCGCTGCCAGACATGCGGTCACAAACGCTCAAAAAAAATCCTTGCCAAATTATTCAAAAATAGAGAATAATTTGCGGGCAGAGACAGCTCCTGCGCTTAAACCACCTGCCGAGCCTGCCCGAAATTTTATCAAAAAAACAAATACCAAGTGCTCGCCTTATCTTCTAGACTTGAAAAAAATTGGCATTGAAAAACAAGAATCTGCCAGGCACAAACAATCACAGTCAGAAATCATTACCGCAGAAATATTCAGCAAATTCAAGCAAAATACAAAACCTCTAAAAAGAATATGCCATAATTTTCGAGCCAATCTGGCAGAACTTAAACCGCAACAAAAAATAAAATATCTTGAGTCCACTGGTTCATTAATTGCGCGCAAACCCAGCCATCTTAAATTACCTAAACTCAGCTGGCCAAGCTGGCGCTTGCCAAAATTACAACCCCGTGAATTAAGGCTGGGCAATTTTATCTTGCCTACATATTGGAAAAGAGCTGTTATTACATTTATTCTTTTCTGCCTGATTTTTAGCCTGCCATTTGCGCTTTATGGCAATTACCAGGATTTACAAGGCAAAAAAAATGATGTTTTGCAAAAAACCGGCTTAGCTTTGAATCATTTGCTTCTGTCTAAAAAAGCCGCTTCGGCTCAAGATCTTTATTACACGCAGTTTGAATTGCAGGCAGCCAGCCAAAATTTTACCCAGGCAAACCAGGATCTGGCCAATGTTAATTTTATTATTCAAGGCGCTATCAGATTGATGCCTCGCTTAGGCGAGCAGTATGTCGCAGCGCAAAAATTAACCAATGTGGGTGAAAAATTGTCGCGGAGCGCTGCTTTACTGGCAGATACAATTTCCAAAATCAATCTGGGCGATAATGCGCAAAACATGAATTTAACAGATAAGCTCATAACTTTGAAAGAAAACTTGGTTCTAATCTCCATGGACTTAAATTCTGCCAATGCTGACCTGCAACAAATTGACATTTCAGCAATTCCGTCAGAATATCAGGATAAAATCCAGACGTTGCAGACTGCCCTGCCAATTTTAGAAAAAAATTTCACCAATTTTACGGCCTCAGCTGATTTGATCGCCCAGCTTTTAGGGCAAGAAAGCAAAAAAAGATATTTGCTGCTTTTCCAAAACAATCACGAGCTCAGGCCGACCGGTGGTTTTATTGGCAGCTATGCGCTGATTGATATTGATCGCGGCAATATTAGCAAAATAAATGTGCCTGGCGGCGGTCCATATGACCTTAAAGCCGGACTTAAGGTAAATATAAAGTCCCCCACGCCCCTAAATATTATTAATACCCGCTGGGAATTCCAGGATGCAAATTGGTTTGCCAATCTGCCTGCTTCAGCTGAAAAATTAAATTGGTTTTATGAAAATAGCGGCGGTCCGACTATTGATGGCATGATTTTTGTTAATGCTACCTTTTTAGAAAAAGTTTTAAAACTGACCGGTCCGATTGAATTGCCAGATTATAATCTCACGATTACCGCTGATAATTTTTTTTCAGAAATCCAAACTAATGTGGAATTAAATTATGACCAAGCTCAAAATAAACCTAAACAAATTATCGCTGATTTGGCGCCCATTATAATTGACCGGCTGCTGCATTCCGATCGCCAAAAATTCACTGAAATTTTGGATCAAATTTTAAATTCTTTGGATGCAAAAGAAATTCAATTTTACTTTTCAAATTTTAATATTGAAAAAATGGTGCTTAAAAATAATTGGGGCGGAGAACAAAAAAATACTGAAAAAGATTATCTTGAGGTGGTCAGCACAAATATCGCCGGAGAAAAAACAGACGCAGTTATTAAACAATCAGCCAATCTAGCGGTGGATATCAAACCGGACGGCTCTATTATTAATACTTTAACTATTACAAAATCACACACGGGCACAAGCGGAGAAAATTTTTATGGAGTACCCAATCTTGATTACTTGCGCATTTACGTGCCCAAGGACAGCGAATTAGTCAGCGCTTTGGGCTTTAGCTCTCTGCCAGAAGAATTATTTGTCCTTGACGACTCTGTCACCTATGACATAGATCCTGATTTAGCCTATGGCGAATTTTCCCGCAAATTAGAGCCAATCAGCCAGACTGCAATTTATAATGAAGGCGGCAAAACAGTTTTTGCCAACTGGCTTAAAGTTGAACCGGGTCAGAGCCAGACAATAACAGTCCAATATAAATTACCGTTTATTTTAAACCTGAAAGCGCATAACCAACCTTTTAATTTGATCAATTTAATTAAAGAACAATTAAGCCTGGAAAAAAACGATCCAAATACTGACCGCTATTCGCTACTCTGGCAAAAGCAATCAGGCAAAGAAAATTTTGATGTAACTGTGTCAATAAATTTCCCGCCTAATCTCCAATATCAGCTTACTTATCCTGACGGCCTGCAAAAAGACGGCGATAAATTCAATTTCGCTGCGGCCTTAAATACTGATAAATTTTTGGCCGTTATCTTTAATTCTGCAAATTATGAACAATAA
- a CDS encoding peptidoglycan bridge formation glycyltransferase FemA/FemB family protein has translation MNLNLVTNKEQWDKQIGSQKMSQFLQSWDWGEFQKSLGRKIWRLDLNGHFVFVIKMPLPLGQNYLYAPRINYLLNKDLIDSLKNLAKAEKSIFLRLELSPQQDLDLFGFKKVQSVQPKKTLLLDLSKNEAELLADMHQKTRYNIRLAEKKGVKVKISEAGLDDFYNLISSTYNRKGLSGYNKEYYQKLLANYSGEAICLAEFQDKILCANLVLPYGDTMIYLHGGSSEDGKNLMAPHLLQWEAIKKAKELGYKYYDFWGIEDRYPGVARFKRGFGGFEVDYAGAWDLPINKFWYLAYKIIKVFK, from the coding sequence ATGAATTTAAATTTAGTGACAAATAAAGAGCAATGGGATAAACAAATTGGCTCACAAAAAATGAGCCAGTTTTTGCAATCCTGGGATTGGGGAGAATTTCAAAAAAGTTTAGGCCGTAAAATTTGGCGTTTGGATTTGAATGGTCATTTTGTTTTTGTAATCAAGATGCCTCTGCCACTGGGCCAAAATTATTTATATGCGCCGAGAATAAATTATTTGTTGAATAAAGATCTCATTGATTCTTTGAAAAATTTGGCGAAAGCAGAGAAAAGTATTTTTTTAAGACTGGAATTATCGCCCCAGCAGGATCTTGATTTGTTTGGGTTTAAAAAGGTTCAGAGTGTCCAGCCAAAAAAGACCCTGCTTTTGGATTTAAGCAAAAACGAAGCAGAATTATTGGCAGATATGCATCAAAAAACTCGCTACAATATACGTTTGGCAGAGAAAAAGGGTGTTAAGGTTAAAATAAGCGAAGCTGGACTTGATGATTTTTATAATTTAATTTCCAGCACTTATAACCGCAAAGGTTTAAGCGGTTATAACAAAGAATATTATCAAAAACTATTAGCCAATTATTCCGGGGAGGCAATTTGTTTGGCTGAATTCCAGGACAAAATTTTATGCGCCAATCTGGTTTTGCCTTATGGCGATACGATGATATATTTGCACGGCGGCTCTTCAGAAGATGGCAAAAATTTAATGGCGCCGCATTTGCTGCAATGGGAGGCAATAAAAAAAGCCAAAGAACTTGGCTATAAATATTATGATTTTTGGGGGATTGAAGATCGCTATCCTGGCGTGGCCAGATTTAAAAGAGGTTTTGGCGGATTTGAGGTTGATTATGCTGGCGCCTGGGATTTGCCAATAAATAAATTTTGGTATCTGGCGTATAAAATTATAAAAGTTTTTAAATAA
- the ruvA gene encoding Holliday junction branch migration protein RuvA, which yields MITYLKGKIQYLGSNFLEVNVNDLGYKVFSIGKLLDKLKVGQEIELFTYQYIREDALDLFGFKSREELDLFEQLNSVTGIGPKTALGVLSLASPEEIESAIVRDDASVLTKVSGIGKKTAERIVLELKSKYKGKVDLCSRAAINSEDSDVLDAMVGLGYQLSDAREALRKLDKDVSGADEKIKACLKLLAK from the coding sequence ATGATTACATATTTAAAAGGAAAAATTCAATACCTTGGTTCAAATTTTCTGGAAGTTAATGTTAATGACCTCGGCTATAAAGTTTTTAGCATTGGCAAACTTTTGGACAAGCTTAAAGTTGGCCAAGAAATTGAACTGTTTACTTACCAATATATCAGGGAAGATGCTTTAGATCTTTTTGGATTTAAATCCAGGGAAGAATTGGATTTATTTGAGCAGTTAAATAGCGTCACTGGAATCGGGCCTAAAACTGCTTTGGGAGTTTTGTCTTTAGCCAGCCCGGAAGAAATTGAATCAGCCATTGTGCGTGATGACGCTTCTGTTTTGACCAAGGTTTCCGGCATTGGCAAAAAAACAGCAGAAAGAATTGTTTTGGAATTAAAAAGTAAATATAAAGGCAAAGTTGATTTGTGCTCCAGGGCAGCAATTAATTCTGAAGATTCTGATGTTTTAGATGCAATGGTTGGTTTAGGTTATCAGCTGTCAGATGCACGGGAGGCCTTAAGAAAACTGGACAAGGATGTTTCCGGCGCTGATGAGAAAATTAAGGCCTGTTTAAAATTGTTAGCCAAATAG
- a CDS encoding NUDIX hydrolase, whose translation MKLLYKIYRILPVRIRWWISYIFAKKFLVGFCALIVNDGKLLLIKQSYQYHYSLPSGFLKQGEDLKAGIKREIKEELGLNIGISEILDTIKDSKKSIFTIIVKCKGLNGEIKVDSKELETAEFFEIDKLPLDNVLDVQLPIINQFLHNIS comes from the coding sequence ATGAAATTACTATATAAAATTTATAGGATTTTACCGGTAAGAATTCGCTGGTGGATATCATACATTTTTGCCAAAAAATTTTTAGTAGGATTTTGTGCCCTAATAGTTAATGATGGGAAGTTATTGTTAATTAAACAATCATACCAATATCATTACAGCTTACCCAGTGGATTCTTGAAACAAGGTGAAGATTTGAAGGCGGGAATAAAAAGAGAAATAAAAGAAGAATTGGGTTTAAATATTGGAATAAGCGAAATTTTAGATACTATTAAAGATTCGAAAAAATCAATTTTTACAATAATCGTAAAATGTAAGGGTTTAAACGGTGAAATAAAAGTAGATAGTAAAGAGCTAGAAACCGCAGAATTTTTCGAGATTGATAAATTGCCCTTAGATAATGTTTTAGACGTTCAGCTTCCAATTATTAATCAATTTTTACATAATATTTCATAA
- a CDS encoding U32 family peptidase C-terminal domain-containing protein: MELLAPAGNYIKMKYAIEFGADSVYLGLPDFSLRSRINDFTPAKIKEAIRYAHQRQKKVYITVNIYAHNYHLANVAKTLKLLNRLRPDGVIISDPGVLALAKEHLKKIDLHLSTQANCTNWQAAKFWYKQGVKRIILARELSLKEIAEIHKKVPKLELECFVHGAMCISYSGRCLLSAYYNRRSANLGDCSHPCRWAYKLYMEEMTRPGQFMPVEEDKHGTYILSSKDLCMIKYLDQLQKAGVKHFKIEGRTKSISYLANVVKIYRQAIDYYRLQINTDVRKKKINELYKELHKISNREFTTGFYQPKADQPRAGFGTEKFKMQKYDAPYVRPDLEFCGEVLDRKNLGKGVWQYKVKVHNVIKAGDQIEFILPQKENFKMPIPTIYDLDEKKYVAEVHGGQDKAILLNLNKEMPVMTILRKGKEGKKG, translated from the coding sequence ATGGAACTGCTTGCGCCTGCGGGCAATTATATTAAAATGAAATATGCCATTGAATTTGGGGCAGATTCAGTTTATCTGGGACTGCCTGATTTTAGTTTGCGTTCAAGGATTAATGATTTTACGCCAGCTAAGATTAAAGAAGCGATTAGATACGCACATCAGCGCCAGAAAAAAGTTTATATAACTGTGAATATTTATGCGCATAATTATCATCTGGCGAATGTAGCCAAGACTTTAAAATTATTAAATAGATTAAGGCCTGATGGCGTCATAATTTCTGATCCAGGCGTTTTGGCCTTAGCCAAAGAACATTTAAAAAAAATTGATCTGCACTTGTCTACGCAGGCTAATTGCACCAACTGGCAAGCAGCTAAATTTTGGTACAAGCAGGGAGTTAAACGTATAATTTTAGCTCGCGAATTAAGCCTTAAAGAAATCGCTGAAATCCATAAAAAAGTTCCGAAATTGGAATTAGAATGTTTTGTCCATGGCGCAATGTGCATTTCTTATTCTGGCCGCTGTCTTTTGTCAGCTTATTATAATAGAAGAAGTGCAAATTTGGGTGATTGTTCTCATCCTTGCCGCTGGGCATATAAACTTTACATGGAGGAAATGACTCGGCCTGGCCAATTTATGCCAGTTGAAGAAGACAAACACGGCACTTATATTTTAAGCTCCAAGGATTTATGTATGATAAAATATTTGGATCAGCTGCAAAAAGCCGGAGTTAAACATTTTAAAATTGAAGGCAGGACAAAGAGTATTTCGTATTTGGCGAATGTGGTGAAGATTTATAGGCAAGCTATAGATTACTACAGATTACAGATAAATACAGATGTACGAAAGAAAAAAATTAATGAATTATATAAAGAATTGCATAAAATTTCTAACAGGGAGTTTACGACTGGGTTTTATCAGCCAAAGGCTGACCAGCCTCGGGCTGGTTTTGGGACAGAAAAGTTCAAGATGCAAAAGTATGACGCGCCGTATGTACGGCCGGACTTGGAATTTTGCGGCGAAGTTTTAGATCGTAAAAATTTAGGCAAGGGAGTTTGGCAATATAAGGTTAAGGTCCATAATGTGATTAAAGCTGGCGACCAAATTGAATTTATCCTGCCGCAAAAAGAGAATTTTAAAATGCCTATTCCCACGATTTATGATTTGGATGAGAAAAAATATGTGGCTGAAGTTCACGGTGGACAAGATAAGGCGATTTTGCTAAATTTAAATAAAGAGATGCCGGTGATGACGATTTTACGAAAAGGGAAAGAAGGGAAAAAGGGGTAA